The following proteins are co-located in the Corynebacterium aquilae DSM 44791 genome:
- a CDS encoding succinic semialdehyde dehydrogenase, whose product MTDSPVDCSDVSGAACLSQVSEAFSSARAAQRRWAGLSVQQRARVVRGVGAAVLDHRDELVEVICRETGKTRADAFAEVMDVATTAEFYGRRGRKVLAGRRVAGALPVLTRARVDYVPVGVVGIISPWNYPLSLVVSDALPALVAGNAVVLKPDTQVEETARLAVRILVDAGVDPELFQLVCGPGETVGQQVAAQCDFLMFTGSTATGRLLASQAGERLIGFSGELGGKNPMIVDTSASLVRAARGAVDACFSNAGQLCVAVERIVVVEDAEHPGRLEQFCALFAEAIAARGDVGIQISREHADRVKEFIDDAVDRGATVVTGGTVEGRLVAPTVLTGVDESARLYREEVFGPVAYVCAAGCVEEAIEWANDTNYGLNASVWASPRRGEEIASRLQAGTVNVNEGYAAGWASLGGTMGGMKASGMGRRHGEQGLLKFTEPRTVATQRVLPIGWLTWHPKIATVALRIMAKVPFVH is encoded by the coding sequence ATGACTGATTCACCTGTGGATTGTTCGGATGTGTCTGGCGCTGCTTGTTTGTCGCAGGTGTCGGAGGCGTTTTCTTCGGCGCGGGCTGCGCAGCGGCGGTGGGCGGGGTTGAGTGTGCAGCAGCGGGCTCGGGTGGTGCGTGGGGTGGGGGCTGCGGTGTTGGATCATCGCGATGAGTTGGTGGAGGTGATTTGTCGCGAGACTGGCAAGACGCGGGCGGATGCTTTCGCTGAGGTGATGGATGTGGCGACGACGGCCGAGTTTTATGGGCGGCGGGGGCGTAAGGTGTTGGCGGGTAGGAGGGTCGCGGGTGCGTTGCCGGTGTTGACGCGGGCGCGGGTGGATTATGTGCCGGTGGGCGTGGTGGGAATCATTTCGCCGTGGAATTATCCGTTGTCGTTGGTGGTCTCTGATGCTTTGCCGGCGCTGGTGGCGGGTAATGCGGTGGTGTTGAAGCCGGATACCCAGGTGGAGGAGACGGCGCGGTTGGCGGTGAGGATTCTGGTGGATGCTGGGGTGGATCCGGAGTTGTTCCAGCTGGTGTGTGGTCCGGGTGAGACGGTGGGCCAGCAGGTGGCGGCGCAGTGTGATTTTTTGATGTTTACGGGGTCGACGGCCACGGGCCGGTTGTTGGCCAGCCAGGCCGGTGAGCGCCTGATTGGTTTCTCAGGGGAGCTGGGTGGCAAGAATCCGATGATTGTGGACACCAGTGCGTCGCTGGTGCGTGCTGCGCGTGGTGCGGTGGATGCTTGCTTTAGTAACGCGGGTCAGCTGTGTGTGGCGGTGGAGCGCATTGTGGTGGTCGAGGATGCTGAGCATCCGGGCCGGTTGGAGCAGTTTTGTGCCTTGTTTGCTGAGGCGATTGCGGCGCGCGGTGATGTGGGAATCCAGATTTCCCGAGAGCATGCCGACCGGGTGAAGGAGTTCATTGATGATGCGGTGGACCGTGGCGCGACGGTGGTCACCGGTGGCACGGTTGAGGGCCGGCTGGTGGCGCCGACGGTGTTGACGGGGGTGGATGAGTCCGCGCGGCTGTACCGGGAGGAGGTGTTCGGCCCGGTGGCGTATGTGTGCGCGGCTGGTTGTGTGGAGGAGGCCATCGAGTGGGCTAACGATACGAACTATGGGCTCAATGCCAGTGTGTGGGCATCCCCGCGGCGGGGCGAGGAGATTGCGAGCCGGCTGCAGGCCGGCACCGTCAACGTCAACGAGGGATATGCGGCAGGCTGGGCGTCTCTTGGTGGCACGATGGGCGGGATGAAGGCCTCGGGGATGGGGCGTCGCCACGGGGAGCAGGGCTTGCTGAAGTTCACCGAGCCCCGCACGGTCGCCACCCAGCGGGTTTTGCCGATTGGGTGGTTGACCTGGCACCCGAAGATCGCCACGGTTGCCTTGCGGATCATGGCGAAGGTGCCGTTTGTTCACTAG